One region of Thalassophryne amazonica chromosome 16, fThaAma1.1, whole genome shotgun sequence genomic DNA includes:
- the LOC117527359 gene encoding ras-related protein Rab-35-like — MAAKDYNHLFKLLIIGDSNVGKSSLLLRFADNSFSGSYITTIGVDFKIRTVDLDGERVKLQIWDTAGQERFRTITSTYYRNTHGVIIVYDVTNPESFVNVKRWLNEISQNCDSVCKILVGNKNDDPSRKQVDTQDALHFGESVGVRMFETSAKENINVEEMFMAFTLMVLRAKKQSQNRAEREREKDTVNINAHRDRGRRKKAKKCC; from the exons ATGTGGGGAAGAGCAGCCTGTTGCTGCGCTTCGCAGACAACTCCTTCTCTG GAAGTTACATCACCACCATCGGTGTTGATTTCAAGATCCGAACTGTGGATCTGGACGGGGAACGTGTCAAACTGCAGATTTGGGACACAGCTGGCCAAGAGAGATTCCGAACCATCACCTCAAC GTATTACAGAAACACCCACGGCGTCATTATTGTTTATGATGTCACCAATCCAGAGTCCTTTGTAAATGTTAAGAGGTGGTTAAATGAAATATCCCAGAACTGTGACAGCGTCTGCAAAATCCTGG tGGGCAACAAGAACGATGACCCTTCCAGGAAACAGGTGGATACCCAGGATGCTCTGCATTTTGGGGAGTCTGTTGGGGTTCGGATGTTTGAAACCAGTGCTAAAGAGAACATCAATGTAGAAGAG ATGTTCATGGCCTTCACTCTCATGGTGCTGCGGGCCAAGAAGCAGAGTCAGAACCGAGCTGAGAGGGAACGAGAGAAAGACACAGTCAACATCAACGCACACAGAGATCGAGGGCGCCGGAAGAAAGCAAAGAAATGCTGCTGA